One region of Streptomyces sp. CG4 genomic DNA includes:
- the opcA gene encoding glucose-6-phosphate dehydrogenase assembly protein OpcA, giving the protein MKIDLTDTTAGDINKALVQGRRAIGTPAVGMVLTLVIVTDEENAYDALKAANDASREHPSRTLVVIKRVSRSPRDRTTSRLDAEVRVGADAGTGETVVLRLYGEVADHADSVVLPLLLPDAPVVVWWPVNAPLDPAKDPLGALAQRRVTDTYAAEQPVRELSARADAYTPGDTDLSWTRITPWRSMLAAALDQVTCSVRGVEVEGEEFNPSCELLAMWLADRLDVPVRRSLSSGPGLTAVRMETTCGPITLDRPDGSLATLSIEGQPARAVALKRRETAELIAEELRRLDPDDTYASALRYGVERLNPAPEQESAAAEEAAAAPAKKAAARTAKKAPARKAAAK; this is encoded by the coding sequence ATGAAGATAGACCTGACCGACACCACCGCCGGCGACATCAACAAGGCGCTCGTGCAGGGTCGCCGTGCCATCGGCACCCCCGCCGTCGGCATGGTGCTCACCCTCGTCATCGTCACCGACGAGGAGAACGCCTACGACGCGTTGAAGGCTGCCAACGACGCGTCGCGCGAGCACCCCTCGCGCACGCTGGTGGTCATCAAGCGGGTCTCCCGCTCCCCGCGCGACCGTACGACGTCCCGGCTGGACGCCGAGGTGCGGGTGGGCGCGGACGCGGGCACCGGCGAGACGGTCGTCCTGCGGCTGTACGGCGAGGTCGCGGACCACGCCGACTCGGTCGTGCTGCCGCTGCTGCTGCCGGACGCGCCGGTGGTCGTGTGGTGGCCGGTGAACGCCCCGCTGGACCCGGCGAAGGACCCGCTGGGCGCGCTCGCCCAGCGCCGGGTCACCGACACCTACGCCGCCGAGCAGCCGGTGCGGGAGCTGTCCGCCCGCGCCGACGCCTACACGCCCGGCGACACCGACCTGTCCTGGACCCGGATCACGCCGTGGCGTTCGATGCTCGCGGCGGCCCTGGACCAGGTCACCTGCTCGGTGCGGGGCGTCGAGGTGGAGGGCGAGGAGTTCAACCCGAGCTGTGAGCTGCTCGCGATGTGGCTCGCGGACCGGCTGGACGTCCCCGTCCGGCGCTCGCTGTCGTCCGGCCCCGGGCTGACGGCCGTCCGCATGGAGACCACCTGCGGCCCGATCACTCTGGACCGCCCCGACGGCTCGCTGGCCACGCTGTCCATCGAGGGCCAGCCGGCCCGCGCGGTGGCGCTGAAGCGGCGGGAGACCGCCGAGCTGATCGCGGAGGAGCTGCGTCGGCTCGACCCGGACGACACCTACGCGTCGGCGCTGCGCTACGGCGTGGAGCGGCTGAACCCGGCCCCGGAGCAGGAGTCGGCCGCTGCCGAGGAAGCGGCGGCGGCGCCCGCGAAGAAGGCGGCTGCCAGGACCGCGAAGAAGGCACCGGCGAGGAAGGCGGCGGCGAAGTGA